Proteins encoded within one genomic window of Actinoplanes octamycinicus:
- a CDS encoding MOSC domain-containing protein, which produces MSDTSGTVVAVSRNDAYTFTKPTRDEIVLVAGLGVEGDIHAGITVRHRGRVAADPTQPNLRQVHLIQAELFDEVAGKGFDVPAGGLGENVTTRGLDLLGLPRGTILRFGPEKQAAGSAVAGSAALESAVAGSAVAGGAVAGSAVAGGAVAGSAALESAVAGSAVAGGAVAGSAVAGGAVAGSAALESAVAGSAVAGGAVAGSAALESAVAGSAMAGSAAAGGVTAGSPGAVADHPVQGVLAAAGMARLDEAAARAVAAVAEALARDAEADRDPRPAVVVTGLRNPCAQINRYRAGLLKEMVAQDAGGALVRKAGVMGVVLRGGAIRAGDPVAVEFPPGPREPLERV; this is translated from the coding sequence ATGAGCGATACGTCCGGAACAGTTGTCGCGGTCAGTCGGAACGATGCCTACACGTTCACCAAGCCGACGCGGGACGAGATCGTCCTGGTGGCGGGCCTGGGCGTGGAGGGGGACATCCACGCCGGGATCACGGTGCGGCACCGTGGCCGGGTGGCGGCGGACCCCACCCAGCCGAACCTGCGGCAGGTGCACCTGATCCAGGCGGAACTCTTCGACGAGGTGGCTGGGAAGGGCTTCGACGTCCCGGCCGGCGGCCTCGGCGAGAACGTGACGACCCGCGGCCTCGACCTGCTCGGGCTCCCGCGGGGCACGATCCTGCGCTTCGGCCCGGAGAAGCAGGCCGCAGGAAGCGCTGTCGCGGGGAGTGCCGCGCTGGAGAGCGCTGTCGCGGGAAGTGCCGTGGCGGGGGGTGCCGTGGCGGGGAGTGCCGTGGCGGGGGGTGCCGTGGCGGGGAGTGCCGCGCTGGAGAGCGCTGTCGCGGGAAGTGCCGTGGCGGGGGGTGCCGTGGCGGGGAGTGCCGTGGCGGGGGGTGCCGTGGCGGGGAGTGCCGCGCTGGAGAGCGCTGTCGCGGGAAGTGCCGTGGCGGGGGGTGCCGTGGCGGGGAGTGCCGCGCTGGAGAGCGCTGTCGCGGGAAGTGCCATGGCGGGGAGCGCGGCGGCGGGTGGCGTGACCGCGGGGAGCCCGGGCGCGGTGGCTGATCACCCGGTGCAGGGGGTGCTGGCGGCGGCTGGGATGGCGAGGCTGGACGAGGCGGCGGCTCGGGCTGTGGCGGCGGTTGCGGAGGCACTGGCCAGGGACGCCGAGGCGGACCGGGACCCGCGGCCGGCGGTGGTGGTCACCGGGCTGCGGAATCCGTGTGCCCAGATCAACCGGTACCGGGCCGGGCTGCTCAAGGAGATGGTGGCGCAGGACGCCGGCGGCGCCCTGGTGCGCAAGGCCGGGGTGATGGGCGTCGTGTTGCGTGGTGGGGCGATTCGGGCCGGGGATCCGGTTGCCGTGGAGTTTCCGCCGGGTCCGCGGGAGCCGCTCGAACGGGTGTGA
- a CDS encoding PAS domain-containing protein, translating into MRRHRPARRAPWWLLAGSLAALAAGDVCYSYRVMGLADLCYLLMFGLTALCLLQFTRGGALLGDRARLIDLLAAACTTLLVVWVFVIGSDRLHTVSATDVIGDLLLVGVAGRLVAADRRSVAAWLLLTGALGMLTGDVAYPLAANPLTESAFVVLYACWGLSALHPSMVRLTEPAPPRHSPWKFRWSVLLALAACTPPTVLLIEALRGDVQDGVLIAITGALTLLLTITRLGDAIRQHSQALGREQGLRAATAALVAAADRPAVDAAVRAAVGRLLPPASVRRVSLADELSAAEQPPRPAGPAVRSWWLAAADPDDRTLVCPLRLEPLDVARPSGGALIITGRREDLVAGHDALEMLAGQAALALDRVTLVEAVGRRDSDLYLRAVIRNTAELMVVIDVDQRIRYASPALRGVLGLDELPPLATLDELVHPDDRARVRNALRSHGDGTVHCALQRGDESQLLVELTYRDLREDRLVQGLVVTMRDITRNHDPAERLPQQEHSGEMPAWVNRRSAQQRFRY; encoded by the coding sequence GTGCGGCGCCATCGTCCGGCGCGCCGGGCTCCCTGGTGGCTGCTCGCCGGGTCGCTGGCCGCGCTGGCCGCCGGCGACGTCTGCTACTCGTACCGGGTGATGGGCCTGGCCGACCTCTGCTACCTGCTGATGTTCGGCCTCACCGCGCTATGCCTGCTGCAGTTCACCCGCGGCGGCGCGCTGCTCGGTGACCGGGCCCGGCTGATCGACCTGCTCGCCGCCGCCTGCACCACGCTGCTGGTGGTCTGGGTCTTCGTGATCGGGTCGGACCGGCTGCACACCGTCTCGGCCACCGACGTGATCGGGGATCTGCTGCTGGTCGGGGTGGCCGGCCGGTTGGTCGCCGCGGACCGGCGCAGCGTCGCGGCCTGGCTGCTGCTCACCGGCGCGCTCGGCATGCTGACCGGCGACGTGGCCTATCCGCTGGCCGCCAACCCGCTGACCGAGTCCGCGTTCGTGGTGCTCTACGCCTGCTGGGGGCTCTCCGCACTGCACCCGTCGATGGTCCGGCTGACCGAGCCCGCGCCGCCCCGGCACAGCCCCTGGAAGTTCCGGTGGTCGGTGCTGCTCGCGCTGGCCGCCTGCACCCCACCCACGGTGCTGCTGATCGAGGCGCTCCGCGGCGACGTCCAGGACGGCGTGCTGATCGCGATCACCGGCGCACTCACCCTGCTGCTGACCATCACCCGGCTCGGCGACGCGATCCGCCAGCACAGTCAGGCCCTCGGCCGGGAGCAGGGCCTGCGCGCCGCGACCGCGGCCCTGGTCGCGGCCGCCGACCGGCCGGCCGTCGACGCCGCGGTCCGGGCCGCGGTCGGCCGGCTGCTGCCGCCCGCCTCGGTGCGCCGGGTGTCGCTGGCCGACGAGCTGTCCGCGGCCGAGCAGCCGCCCCGCCCGGCCGGTCCGGCGGTGCGCAGCTGGTGGCTCGCCGCCGCCGATCCGGACGACCGCACCCTGGTCTGCCCGCTGCGCCTGGAGCCGCTCGACGTGGCCCGGCCCAGCGGCGGCGCGCTGATCATCACCGGTCGCCGGGAGGATCTGGTGGCCGGGCACGACGCGCTGGAGATGCTGGCCGGGCAGGCCGCGCTGGCCCTGGACCGGGTCACGCTGGTCGAGGCGGTCGGCCGCCGGGACAGCGACCTCTATCTGCGTGCCGTGATCCGCAACACAGCGGAGCTGATGGTGGTGATCGACGTCGACCAGCGGATCCGGTATGCGAGCCCGGCGCTGCGCGGCGTGCTCGGGCTGGACGAGTTGCCGCCGCTGGCCACGCTCGACGAGCTGGTCCATCCGGACGACCGGGCCCGGGTGCGCAACGCGCTGCGCTCACACGGCGACGGCACGGTGCACTGCGCGCTGCAGCGCGGCGACGAGAGCCAGTTGCTGGTCGAGCTGACCTATCGGGATCTTCGGGAGGATCGCCTCGTGCAGGGACTGGTGGTCACGATGCGGGACATCACCCGCAACCACGACCCGGCCGAGCGGCTCCCGCAGCAGGAACACAGCGGCGAGATGCCGGCCTGGGTCAACCGCCGCAGCGCCCAGCAGCGTTTCCGCTATTGA
- a CDS encoding enoyl-CoA hydratase-related protein: MDLVGTVTVAGVTTLTLDSPANRNALSRALITELRTALDAAAADPETRVVVLSHTGPVFCSGADLKETAATAPGERLPVELMADLLAEIWEFPKPVVARIAGPARAGGLGLIGAADLAVCARSATFAFTEVRLGVIPAVISATVLPRLAPRAAAELYLTGDVFDGARAAEIGLVTAAVPDDDLDRTVAGYCASLIKGGPLALAGTKQLLRRTRSESIRAELADLSDRSAGYFTSAEGREGVAARREKRDPNWVPAQSR, from the coding sequence ATGGATCTGGTCGGTACCGTCACCGTCGCCGGGGTGACCACTCTCACGCTGGACAGCCCCGCGAACCGCAACGCCCTCTCCCGCGCGCTGATCACCGAGTTGCGCACCGCACTCGACGCCGCGGCCGCCGACCCGGAGACCCGGGTGGTGGTGCTCTCGCACACCGGCCCGGTCTTCTGCTCCGGGGCCGATCTCAAGGAGACCGCCGCCACCGCGCCGGGTGAGCGCCTGCCGGTCGAGCTGATGGCCGACCTGCTCGCCGAGATCTGGGAGTTCCCGAAACCGGTGGTGGCCCGGATCGCCGGGCCGGCCCGGGCCGGTGGCCTGGGCCTGATCGGCGCCGCCGACCTCGCGGTCTGCGCCCGGTCGGCGACCTTCGCGTTCACCGAGGTCCGGCTCGGTGTGATCCCCGCGGTGATCAGTGCCACCGTGCTGCCCCGGCTGGCGCCGCGGGCCGCCGCCGAGCTCTACCTGACCGGCGACGTCTTCGACGGCGCCCGGGCCGCGGAGATCGGCCTGGTCACCGCCGCCGTTCCGGACGACGATCTGGACCGGACGGTGGCCGGCTACTGCGCTTCGCTGATCAAGGGTGGCCCGTTGGCGCTGGCCGGGACCAAGCAGCTGCTGCGCCGGACCAGGTCGGAGTCCATCCGCGCCGAGCTGGCCGACCTCAGTGACCGGTCCGCCGGATACTTCACCTCGGCCGAGGGCCGGGAGGGCGTCGCCGCCCGCCGTGAGAAACGTGACCCGAATTGGGTTCCGGCGCAGTCACGATGA
- the lepA gene encoding translation elongation factor 4 — MPAREERTTVPGPLDPGVNVIGSTDPSRIRNFCIIAHIDHGKSTLADRMLQITGVVDPRQMRAQYLDRMDIERERGITIKSQAVRMPWTVREGDLAGQSAVLNMIDTPGHVDFTYEVSRSLAACEGAILLVDAAQGIEAQTLANLYLAMENDLHIIPVLNKIDLPAAQPEKYAEELAKLIGVEPTDVLRVSGKTGVGVDHLLDEIVRQFVPPVGDPDAPARAMIFDSVYDVYRGVVTYVRVVDGRIQARDRIKMMSTGAVHELLELGVASPEMEKAGALGVGEVGYLITGVKDVRQSKVGDTVTGNNRPAKDALGGYKDPKPMVYSGLYPIDGSDYPALRDALDKLKLNDAALTYEPETSAALGFGFRVGYLGLLHLEIIGERLEREFGLDLISTAPNVVYQVVTEDGKEQTVTNPSEFPAGKIAEIHEPVVRATVLVPNEYVGAVMELCQSRRGSLLGMEYLSSERVELRYTLPLAEIIFDFFDQLKSKTKGYASLDYEPSGEQVADLVKVDILLHGEPVDAFSAIVHKDNAYSYGTTIAAKLQKLIPRQQFEVPIQAAIGSRIIARETIRAIRKDVLAKCYGGDISRKRKLLEKQKEGKKRMKMVGRVEVPQEAFIAALSTSDAADPKGAKK; from the coding sequence ATGCCAGCCCGAGAAGAACGGACGACCGTGCCTGGACCGCTCGACCCCGGCGTGAACGTGATCGGATCGACCGATCCCAGCCGCATCCGCAACTTCTGCATCATCGCCCACATCGACCACGGCAAGTCGACGCTGGCCGACCGGATGTTGCAGATCACCGGGGTGGTCGACCCGCGGCAGATGCGCGCGCAGTACCTCGACCGGATGGACATCGAGCGCGAGCGCGGCATCACCATCAAATCGCAGGCGGTCCGCATGCCGTGGACCGTGCGCGAGGGCGACCTGGCCGGCCAGTCGGCCGTGCTCAACATGATCGACACCCCGGGCCACGTCGACTTCACCTACGAGGTCTCCCGCAGCCTGGCCGCCTGTGAGGGCGCGATCCTGCTGGTCGACGCCGCGCAGGGGATCGAGGCGCAGACCCTCGCCAACCTGTACCTGGCGATGGAGAACGACCTGCACATCATCCCGGTGCTCAACAAGATCGACCTGCCGGCCGCGCAGCCGGAGAAGTACGCCGAGGAGCTGGCCAAGCTGATCGGCGTCGAGCCCACCGACGTGCTGCGGGTCTCCGGCAAGACCGGCGTCGGCGTGGACCACCTGCTCGACGAGATCGTCCGGCAGTTCGTCCCGCCGGTCGGCGACCCGGACGCCCCGGCCCGCGCGATGATCTTCGACTCGGTCTACGACGTGTACCGCGGCGTGGTCACCTACGTCCGGGTGGTCGACGGCCGGATCCAGGCCCGGGACCGGATCAAGATGATGTCCACCGGCGCCGTGCACGAGCTGCTGGAGCTGGGCGTCGCCTCGCCGGAGATGGAGAAGGCCGGCGCGCTCGGCGTCGGCGAGGTGGGTTACCTGATCACCGGTGTGAAGGATGTCCGCCAGTCGAAGGTCGGCGACACCGTCACCGGCAACAACCGCCCGGCCAAGGACGCGCTCGGCGGCTACAAGGACCCGAAACCGATGGTCTACTCGGGCCTCTACCCGATCGACGGCTCGGACTACCCGGCGCTGCGCGACGCGCTCGACAAGCTCAAGCTCAACGACGCCGCGCTCACCTACGAGCCGGAGACGTCGGCGGCGCTCGGCTTCGGTTTCCGGGTCGGCTACCTGGGCCTGCTGCACCTGGAGATCATCGGCGAGCGGCTGGAGCGCGAGTTCGGCCTCGACCTGATCTCCACCGCGCCGAACGTGGTGTACCAGGTGGTCACCGAGGACGGGAAGGAGCAGACGGTCACCAACCCGAGCGAGTTCCCGGCCGGCAAGATCGCCGAGATCCACGAGCCTGTGGTGCGCGCCACAGTCCTGGTGCCGAACGAGTACGTCGGCGCCGTCATGGAGCTGTGCCAGAGCCGCCGCGGCAGCCTGCTCGGCATGGAGTACCTGTCCTCCGAACGGGTGGAGCTGCGCTACACGCTGCCCCTCGCCGAGATCATCTTCGACTTCTTCGACCAGTTGAAGAGCAAGACCAAGGGCTACGCCTCGCTGGACTACGAGCCCTCCGGCGAGCAGGTCGCCGACCTGGTCAAGGTGGACATCCTGCTGCACGGCGAGCCGGTCGACGCGTTCAGCGCCATCGTGCACAAGGACAACGCCTACTCGTACGGCACGACGATCGCCGCCAAGCTGCAGAAACTGATCCCGCGGCAGCAGTTCGAGGTGCCCATCCAGGCGGCCATCGGCTCCCGGATCATCGCCCGCGAGACGATCCGCGCGATCCGCAAGGACGTGCTGGCGAAGTGCTACGGCGGTGACATCAGCCGGAAGCGCAAGCTGCTCGAGAAGCAGAAGGAAGGCAAGAAGCGGATGAAGATGGTGGGCCGCGTGGAGGTGCCGCAGGAGGCCTTCATCGCCGCGCTCTCCACCAGTGACGCGGCCGATCCCAAAGGCGCCAAAAAATAG
- the hemW gene encoding radical SAM family heme chaperone HemW has translation MAGALPDGEPVPADGSLPDEATRDVGGDGFAVYVHVPFCASRCGYCDFNTYTASELGAGASRDEYADTVLRELELAAKVIQPRGGVDTVFVGGGTPTLLTAKDLGKILEGVDRTWGLAAGAEVTTEANPESVDLSYLKDLRTAGFTRISLGMQSSAEHVLRVLDRKHTAGRAPQAAEEARRAGFGHVNLDLIYGTPGEAPEDFARSLRTVIDAGVDHVSAYALIVEDGTRMATRMRRGELPFPSDDVAADRYLAAEEALTAAGLGWYEVSNWARPGGECRHNLLYWTGADWWGLGPGAHSHVGGVRWWNVKHPSAYANRLNDGVSPGHGRELLSAEDRHVEDVMLRVRLRAGIPLDRVDPGGAAQALGDGLLEPDAYAAGRLVLTLRGRLLADAVIRDLV, from the coding sequence ATGGCCGGCGCACTTCCTGATGGCGAACCCGTTCCCGCGGACGGGTCGCTCCCCGACGAAGCCACCCGCGACGTGGGCGGTGACGGTTTCGCGGTCTACGTCCACGTGCCGTTCTGCGCCAGCCGGTGCGGCTACTGCGACTTCAACACGTACACCGCGAGCGAACTGGGTGCCGGGGCGAGCCGCGACGAGTACGCGGACACCGTCCTGAGGGAGCTGGAGCTGGCCGCGAAGGTGATCCAGCCCCGGGGCGGGGTGGACACCGTCTTCGTCGGCGGCGGCACGCCGACGCTGCTCACGGCAAAAGATCTGGGAAAGATCCTGGAGGGCGTCGACCGGACCTGGGGGCTGGCCGCCGGCGCCGAGGTGACCACCGAGGCGAATCCAGAATCTGTGGATCTGTCGTATTTGAAAGACCTGCGCACCGCCGGCTTCACCCGGATCTCGCTCGGCATGCAGTCCTCCGCCGAGCACGTGCTGCGCGTCCTGGACCGCAAGCACACCGCCGGCCGCGCGCCGCAGGCCGCCGAGGAGGCCCGGCGCGCCGGCTTCGGGCACGTCAACCTGGACCTGATCTACGGCACCCCGGGTGAGGCCCCGGAGGACTTCGCCCGCTCGCTGCGCACCGTGATCGACGCCGGGGTGGACCACGTCAGCGCGTACGCCCTGATCGTCGAGGACGGCACCCGGATGGCCACCCGGATGCGCCGGGGCGAGCTGCCTTTCCCCTCCGACGACGTGGCCGCGGACCGCTACCTGGCCGCCGAGGAGGCGCTCACCGCGGCCGGCCTCGGGTGGTACGAGGTGTCCAACTGGGCGCGGCCCGGCGGCGAGTGCCGGCACAACCTGCTCTACTGGACCGGCGCCGACTGGTGGGGGCTGGGTCCCGGGGCGCACAGCCACGTCGGCGGGGTGCGCTGGTGGAACGTGAAGCACCCCTCGGCGTACGCAAATCGCTTGAATGATGGGGTTTCCCCAGGTCACGGGCGCGAGCTGCTGAGCGCCGAGGACCGGCACGTAGAGGACGTGATGTTGCGGGTCCGGCTGCGTGCCGGGATCCCGCTGGACCGGGTGGACCCGGGCGGCGCGGCCCAGGCCCTCGGCGACGGCCTGCTGGAGCCGGACGCCTACGCGGCCGGCCGGCTGGTGCTGACGCTGCGCGGCCGGCTGCTGGCCGACGCGGTGATCCGCGACCTGGTCTGA
- the hrcA gene encoding heat-inducible transcriptional repressor HrcA codes for MSLDDRKLEVLRAIVEDYVKTREPVGSKSLVERHQLGVSPATVRNDMAVLEEEGYIRQPHTSAGRVPTDAGYRLFVDRLTRIKPLSPAERRAIERFMIGVVDLDDVVHRTVRLLATLTRQVAVVQYPSLSRSAVRHLELVPISTTRLMLVMITDTGRVEQRLVEMPAPVPEGDVWDLRRRVNEKLAGQKLADTPPLVQKLVEECTPERRGTMACLATVLLETLVERSEERLALAGTANLTRGGVLDFQGTLRPVLEALEEEVILLKLIGDLEPSTTRVRIGDENEIDNLRSASVVSTGYGPGATIVGGLGVLGPTRMDYPGTIATVRAVARYVGDLLAQN; via the coding sequence ATGAGTCTGGATGACCGCAAGCTCGAGGTTCTGCGGGCGATCGTCGAGGATTATGTGAAAACGCGCGAGCCGGTCGGCAGCAAGTCGCTGGTCGAGCGTCACCAGCTCGGCGTCTCCCCGGCCACGGTGCGCAACGACATGGCCGTGCTGGAGGAGGAGGGCTACATCCGGCAGCCGCACACCAGTGCCGGCCGGGTGCCCACCGACGCCGGTTACCGGCTCTTCGTCGACCGCCTGACCCGGATCAAGCCGCTCAGCCCGGCCGAGCGCCGCGCCATCGAGCGCTTCATGATCGGCGTGGTCGACCTCGACGACGTGGTGCACCGCACCGTCCGGTTGCTCGCCACGCTCACCCGGCAGGTCGCGGTGGTGCAGTATCCGAGCCTGTCCCGCTCGGCGGTGCGCCATCTGGAGCTGGTCCCGATCTCCACCACCCGGCTGATGCTCGTGATGATCACCGACACCGGCCGGGTCGAGCAGCGCCTGGTCGAGATGCCCGCCCCGGTTCCCGAGGGCGACGTGTGGGACCTGCGCCGGCGGGTAAACGAGAAGCTGGCCGGCCAAAAACTGGCAGACACCCCGCCCCTGGTGCAGAAACTCGTCGAGGAGTGCACCCCGGAGCGCCGGGGGACCATGGCATGTCTGGCCACCGTCCTGCTCGAGACGCTGGTCGAGCGGAGTGAGGAGCGCCTCGCGCTGGCCGGGACCGCCAACCTCACTCGCGGCGGTGTGCTGGACTTTCAGGGCACGCTGCGTCCCGTGCTCGAAGCGCTCGAGGAGGAGGTCATCCTCCTCAAGCTGATCGGTGACCTGGAGCCGAGCACCACCCGGGTCCGGATCGGCGACGAGAACGAGATCGACAACCTCCGGTCGGCGTCCGTGGTGAGCACGGGTTACGGACCGGGTGCGACGATCGTTGGTGGGCTCGGTGTGCTGGGGCCGACAAGGATGGACTACCCCGGCACCATCGCTACTGTTCGTGCAGTGGCACGCTACGTTGGCGACCTGTTGGCACAGAATTGA
- a CDS encoding GlsB/YeaQ/YmgE family stress response membrane protein has product MTITGIITALVVGLIIGALGRLVVPGKQNIPIWLTMVIGVVAALLGTVLARAFGVADTKGFDWIELFFQVVLAAIGVALTVGVAGRRHLTR; this is encoded by the coding sequence ATGACCATCACCGGCATCATCACCGCCCTTGTCGTCGGTCTGATCATCGGTGCTCTGGGTCGCCTGGTCGTACCCGGCAAGCAGAACATCCCGATCTGGCTGACCATGGTGATCGGTGTTGTCGCGGCGCTCCTGGGCACGGTCCTGGCCCGGGCGTTCGGTGTCGCCGACACCAAGGGCTTCGACTGGATCGAGCTCTTCTTCCAGGTCGTGCTCGCCGCGATCGGTGTCGCCCTCACCGTTGGTGTGGCCGGTCGCCGGCACCTGACCCGGTAA
- the dnaJ gene encoding molecular chaperone DnaJ: MAKDYYGILGVSREATDDEIKRAYRKLARQYHPDVNPDPEAHEKFKDINAAYEVLSDDQKRQIVDLGGDPLAPGGGAPGGGPGGAGPFVGFQDIMDAFFGTAAGGGSRGPRPRTRPGADAILRLELDLVETAFGVEAPITVDTAVLCTQCSGAGTAPGTHLATCEVCGGRGEVQSVQRTFLGQVVSSRPCANCQGHGTIIPSPCPTCAGDGRIRTRRSLTVKIPAGVEDGMRIRLAQQGEVGPGGGTAGDLYVEIHERPHDVYSRKGDDLHCRVTLPMTAAALGTRMTIKTLDGEENIEVKPGTQPASTLRIRGKGVPHLRGQGRGDLFVHLDVKTPTKLTADQERMLRDFAKTRGEDVAELSKQGGFFSRMRDAFNGH; the protein is encoded by the coding sequence GTGGCCAAGGACTACTACGGAATTCTCGGCGTGAGCCGGGAAGCCACCGACGACGAGATCAAGCGCGCCTACCGCAAACTGGCTCGGCAGTACCACCCGGACGTCAACCCCGATCCGGAGGCGCACGAGAAGTTCAAGGACATCAACGCGGCGTACGAGGTCCTCTCCGACGACCAGAAGCGGCAGATCGTCGACCTCGGCGGTGACCCGCTGGCGCCCGGCGGCGGCGCGCCCGGCGGCGGTCCCGGCGGGGCCGGCCCGTTCGTCGGTTTCCAGGACATCATGGACGCGTTCTTCGGCACCGCGGCCGGCGGCGGCTCGCGGGGGCCGCGGCCGCGCACCCGGCCCGGCGCCGACGCCATCCTGCGCCTCGAGCTGGACCTGGTGGAGACCGCGTTCGGCGTCGAGGCGCCGATCACCGTGGACACCGCGGTGCTCTGCACCCAGTGCTCCGGCGCCGGCACCGCGCCCGGCACCCACCTGGCCACCTGCGAGGTCTGCGGCGGCCGCGGCGAGGTGCAGTCGGTGCAGCGCACCTTCCTCGGCCAGGTCGTCTCGTCCCGCCCCTGCGCGAACTGCCAGGGCCACGGCACGATCATCCCGAGCCCGTGCCCGACCTGCGCCGGCGACGGCCGGATCCGCACCCGCCGCTCGCTGACCGTGAAGATCCCGGCCGGCGTCGAGGACGGCATGCGGATCCGCCTGGCCCAGCAGGGCGAGGTCGGCCCGGGCGGCGGCACCGCCGGCGACCTCTACGTGGAGATCCACGAGCGCCCGCACGACGTCTACTCCCGCAAGGGCGACGACCTGCACTGCCGCGTCACGCTGCCGATGACGGCCGCCGCGCTCGGCACCCGGATGACCATCAAGACCCTCGACGGCGAGGAGAACATCGAGGTCAAACCGGGCACACAGCCGGCCAGCACGCTGCGCATCCGGGGCAAGGGGGTGCCGCACCTGCGTGGTCAGGGCCGGGGCGACCTCTTCGTCCACCTCGACGTGAAGACGCCGACCAAGCTGACCGCGGACCAGGAGCGGATGCTGCGCGACTTCGCGAAGACGCGCGGGGAGGATGTCGCCGAGCTGAGCAAGCAGGGCGGGTTCTTCAGCCGGATGCGGGACGCCTTCAACGGCCACTGA
- a CDS encoding DUF4240 domain-containing protein, with the protein MRTDDFWAVIDRATAERPASPAEVAERAVAELATRDPEEIVAWARHLDRVMVASGTEDLWAAAYLINSGADEAGFDAFRGWLIAHGRKAVAAAVQKPDVLANVVVIKQAADTGAVFEAEEVLGIAARAYEQATGGQLPPGEPARTRPEVGDLWDFDNEDEMRRRLPKLSALFLEPPD; encoded by the coding sequence ATGCGAACCGACGATTTCTGGGCGGTCATCGACCGCGCGACCGCCGAGCGGCCGGCGTCCCCCGCCGAGGTGGCCGAGCGGGCCGTCGCCGAGCTGGCCACCCGCGATCCGGAGGAGATCGTCGCCTGGGCCCGCCACCTGGACCGGGTGATGGTGGCCTCCGGCACGGAGGACCTCTGGGCCGCCGCCTACCTGATCAACAGCGGCGCCGACGAGGCCGGCTTCGACGCCTTCCGCGGCTGGCTGATCGCGCACGGGCGCAAAGCGGTCGCCGCCGCCGTGCAGAAACCCGACGTGCTGGCCAACGTGGTGGTGATCAAGCAGGCGGCGGACACCGGCGCGGTCTTCGAGGCCGAGGAGGTGCTCGGCATCGCGGCCCGGGCCTATGAGCAGGCCACCGGCGGCCAGCTGCCACCCGGCGAGCCTGCCCGGACCCGGCCCGAGGTCGGCGATCTGTGGGACTTCGACAACGAGGACGAGATGCGCCGCCGCCTGCCCAAACTCTCCGCCCTCTTCCTGGAGCCGCCGGACTGA
- a CDS encoding DUF4870 domain-containing protein, whose protein sequence is MTEPPRPPGDGYPTSSGDAYPPPPGPGYPPPPPYGPPSGGYHPGLPPLSAEDRTWVLVAHLGGAAGAFLGGGCAGWVAPLISLLARGEQSATVRAESVKALNFQVLWSIIAVIGYATFCFGVGAVIAGIAWLFATIAGVLAGIKAANNESFRYPVSGRFLR, encoded by the coding sequence ATGACCGAGCCGCCTCGACCGCCAGGTGACGGGTACCCTACGTCCTCCGGAGACGCCTACCCTCCCCCGCCGGGACCGGGATATCCGCCGCCTCCGCCCTACGGCCCGCCGTCCGGCGGATACCACCCGGGCCTTCCGCCGCTGAGCGCCGAGGACCGCACCTGGGTCCTGGTCGCCCACCTGGGCGGCGCGGCCGGCGCGTTCCTCGGCGGCGGCTGCGCCGGCTGGGTGGCGCCGCTGATCTCGCTGCTGGCCCGGGGCGAGCAGTCCGCCACGGTCCGCGCCGAGTCGGTCAAGGCGCTGAACTTCCAGGTGCTCTGGTCGATCATCGCGGTGATCGGCTATGCCACGTTCTGCTTCGGCGTGGGGGCGGTGATCGCCGGGATCGCCTGGCTGTTCGCCACGATCGCCGGCGTGCTCGCCGGGATCAAGGCGGCCAACAACGAGTCGTTCCGCTACCCGGTGAGCGGCCGCTTCCTGAGATGA